AGAGAACGTAAAGAATCTTCATGAAAATATATTTTGATTAAAATAAGCTTTTAATTAAAATATATCCGGACAAAAATATAGTGTATAGGAATTGTTACTTTTTACGTTCTGTAGTATAACGGACTAATTGTTCAAGCCCGGTTCTGGCTTCACTTTCCTCAAAAGTATAAAGAATATCAAATGCTTCCTGCTGATACTGAATCATTTTCTCTGTAGCATAATGTACCCCATCCCTGCCATTAACAAAATCTATGATCTCCTGTATTTTAGCCGGCTCATCATTATGATTTTTAACCAGATTAATGATCCTTTTCTTTTCAGCTTTATCCGCACGGTTTAAAGCATAGATCAAAGGAAGAGTAACTTTCTTTTCTTTGATATCTATCCCCAGAGGTTTACCAACATCATCTGTTCCAAAATCAAAAGTATCATCCTTAATCTGGAAAGCAATACCAACCTTTTCTCCGAATAAGCGCATTTTCTCAATGGTCTCATCACTGGCTCCGGCCGATGCAGCGCCACAGGCACAACATGACGCAATCAGTGAAGCTGTTTTCTGACGGATAACATCAAAATAAAGATCTTCGCTGATATCCATTCTTCTCACCTTCTCAATCTGCAGCAGTTCACCCTCACTCATTTGCTTCACAGCTTCAGAAACGATCTGTAAAAGACGGAATTCATTATTGTTTACAGAAAGCAATAAACCTTTGGCCAGTAAATAATCACCTACCAGTACTGCAATTTTATTCTTCCATAAGGCATTGATTGAAAAGAATCCCCTGCGCTCATAAGCATTATCCACAACATCATCATGAACAAGGGTAGCGGTATGCAATAATTCAACCAGTGCAGCTCCGCGATGTGTGGATTCAATAATCCCCCCGCAAAGTTTGGCGGCAAAAAAAACAAACATAGGTCTGATCTGCTTACCTTTTCTCTTGACAATATAGTGCGTGATACGATCCAATAATGGGGCATCACTGTGCATCGAAGCTTTGAATTTCTCTTCAAAGACTGCTATATCTGCGGCTATGGGTTTCTTAATCTGGCTTATTCCCGGCATTCAGGTTTAAAAATATTTGCAAACTTAACTAAATTCAGCTAATTCTGCTTGTATGAAATTTTTAAATTAAATATTACTGTTTATGCTTTGCAGCAATATGTTGAAAGATCTGTTCGGCATGGATTCTCGAATTTTCAATAAACCACTTATGTGTATCCATACCACCACAAACTACACCGGCAAGATATAAACCAGGCAGATTAGTTTCCATTGTTTCAGGATTATAAACAGAGGTAGCAGCAAATTTGTCTTCAGGATTTACACCCAGTTTTTTCAGCATCTCAAAATCAGGTTTATAACCAGTCATTGCAATAACAAAATCATTGGCAAGTGTAAATGTTTCTTCCGCTGTTCTGATCGTTACATTATCTTCAGCTATCGCAATAACCTCTGCATTAAAATAGGCCTTGATTTCTCCTTCTTTAATCCTGTTTTCTATATCAGGACGAACCCAGTATTTGACATAAGATCCGATTTCTGAATTACGGATAACCAATGTAACCTTTGCGCCTTTACGGTGAGTTTCCAGAGCAGCATCTATAGCAGAATTATTTGCCCCGATTACGACTACATTCTGGAAAGCATATAAATGGGGGTCTTTATAATAGTGGGTAACTTTGGGCAGGTCTTCACCGGGAATATTCATCAACAGCGGAGTATCATAAAATCCTGTGGACACAACCACATTTTTGGTTTTATAAGCCCTTTTAGATGTTTTAACCTCAAATTGTGCCGCAGACACTTTATTCACTTCCATCACCTTCTCGAAAAGATTGATTTGCAGATCAAATTTCTCTGCCACGCGGCGATAATATTCAACCGCCTCATTCCTGTTTGGTTTAGGACTGATGCTGACAAAAGGTACCCCTCCGATCTCCAGTTTCTGGGAAGTAGAGAAAAAAGTCATAAATACAGGGTAATTGTATAAACTGTTGACCAGAGCCCCCTTTTCTACAATGACGTATTTAAGTCCTGCTTTTTTCGCTTCTATTCCACATGCCATGCCTATTGGCCCGGCACCAATGATCAAAACATCATATTCTTCCATCTGGTATCAGGATTTAACTTCTTTCGAAGAACAGGCATTATCTGTACGTTTCAGCCCCGTTGAACGGATCGCTGCATAACCACCTTTGATATCAATCACCTTGTCTACACCTCTTGCCTTTAAAATTGAAGCCGCGATCATCGATCTGTATCCCCCGGCACAATGAATATAATAAGTTTCCTGTGGTTTGATTTCGTTTGTCCAGTCATTGATATAATCCAGGGGACGTGTCAGTGTACACTCTAAATGTCCGGCTTCATATTCTCCGGGTTTACGCACATCAAGTACCTTTAAATCCGGATTGGCCTGAACTATATCCTCAAAAACATCAACAGAAACTGAATCAATAGTATCTGTGTCTTTACCGGCTGCAATCCATGCTGCTATTCCACCTTCCAGATATCCAATGGTCTGATCATAGCCTACTCTGGCCAGACGGGTAATTGCTTCTTCAGCTTTTCCTTCTTCTACAATTAATAATAAAGGCTGCTGCAGGTCAGTAATCAAAGCTCCAACCCATGGTGCAAACTGTCCGTTCAGCCCAATATTGATAGACGAAGGAATAAATGATTTAGCAAACTCCTGCGGATCCCTGGTATCCAGAATCAGCGCACCTGCGTGATTAACTGTCGCCTCAAATTCTTCAGGCTCCATAGGAATTAATCCCTTTTCTTTAACCCGGGCAAAGCTTTCATAACCGCTTTTATTGATTGCGGCATTTTTTGCAAAATATTGAGGAGGAGGCAAAGTACCTTCTGTTACCTGCTGAATAAAATCTTCCCGGCCGGATGTCTTAAGCGCATAATTAACCTGCTTCTGATTTCCTAAAGTATCAAAGGTTTCTTTGCTCATATGTTTACCACAGGCAGATCCCGCACCATGCGCCGGATATACCAGGATATGATCTGGCAGAGAAAGAATTTTTGACTGCAACGAGTCATAAAGTATTCCTGCCATTTCTTCTGCTGTCTGAGTTCCTCTTTGTACCAGATCGGGTCTGCCGACATCACCAATAAAAAGTGTATCACCAGTAAAAATGCAATAAGGATTACCATCTTTATCACTAAGCAGATAAGTAGTGGATTCAGGCGTATGGCCCGGAGTATGCAATGTCATGATCGTGAGTTCACCTATTTTAAAGGTTTCTCCGTCAGCAGCAACATAAGAATCAAAAGTCGTCTGTGCGGTAGGTCCATAAATAATCTGAGCACCCGAATGCTGAGCAAGATCAACATGACCGGAAACAAAGTCCGCATGAAAATGTGTCTCAAAAATATATTTAATTCTGGCATTTGCCAGTTTGGCCTTTTTAAGATAAGGTTGTACTTCTCTTAAAGGGTCAATAATTGCCGCCTCTCCATTACTCTCAATGTAATAAGCTGCTTCGGCAAGACAGCCCGTATAAATTTGCTCTATCTTCATATAGAATATCTTTCTGCTATTTAAATTACGCTGTTAACTCTCCGCGCAAAGATTGCTCCATTAGCACTGCTATTTCTGTATTTGTAAGATTTTGACCCATCAAATACATTAGCTTGGTTACTGTAGCCTCAAATGTCATGTCAAAACCACTGATAATACCCATTTGCTGCAATTTCTTACTTGTCTCGTATTTACCCAGTTCAACTGACCCACCCTGACACTGTGAGATATCAACAATCAGTTTACCCTGATCTATAGCTGCCTGCAAACTGTCTATGAACCATTGTGCCGTGCTTGTATTACCAGATCCGAAAGTTTCCAGTACAATAGCATCTACAGAAGACTGCGTAATTGCCTGTACTGCCTGCGCCGTAATACCCGGGTACAATTTCAGTACACCAATATTTGCGTTGAAACCGGATTGTACCTGCATAGGTTCTTTCGGAAGCTCACTGATATAATTATTATAGAATGACAGATTTACACCTGCCTCTGCCAGAATATGGTAATTAGGGGACTGAAAGGCTTCAAATTTCTCTGAATTATATTTAATGGAGCGGTTACCACGAAACAACTGGTAGTCGAAATAAATACATACTTCGGGTACCATGGCAACCCCGTTATTCTTCGTTGCTACAATTTCCAGTGCGGTAATTAAGTTCTCCTTTGCATCTGTCCTGATTTCTCCTATCGGTAACTGTGAACCGGTAAGTACAACGGGCTTGGCCAGATTCTTCAGCATAAAACTCAGTGCCGATGCAGTATAGGCCATTGTATCTGAGCCATGCAGGACAACAAATCCATCATAATCATCATATGTTCTCTCAATAATTCCTGCCAGTTCTGCCCATATTACCGGGTCCATATTCGAGGAGTCCAGAATAGGGTCGAAAGAATGTACAGCAAGCTGGTAATTCAACCGCGCAAGTTCCGGTACATTTTGCTGAATCTGCTCGAAATCAAAAGGAATTAATGAACCCGTCAGCGGGTTATTGACCATACCGATAGTTCCACCCGTATAGATAATGAGAATTTTTGTCATGTAATACTAGACGTTAAATATTTTTATAGAATTGGCTGTAGTTACTTCCGCAACTTTTTCAACCGGAATATGGTAAATATCAGCAACTTTCTGTGCAATGTGAATCAGATAACTACTTTCGTTGGGTTTACCTCTGTAAGGTACAGGAGCCAGGTAAGGCGAATCTGTTTCCAGCACAAGGCTCTCTAATGAGAGATGTGAAAGGACTTCATCCAGTCCGGCCTTTTTATAGGTAACCACACCACCTATTCCCAAATAGAATCCCAGATCAATTGTTCTTTCTGCCTGTTCCAGATTACCGGTAAAACAATGGAGTATTCCTCTTAAGTCATCTCCCTTTTCTGATTCCAGGACTTCGAAAACCTCATCAAAAGCTTCTCTGCAATGGATCACAATAGGAAGTTTCAATTCTTTAGCCCAGCGGATCTGCTCAGCAAAGGCATCCTGTTGTATACCCAGCGTAGTTTTATCCCAGTAAAGATCTATACCGATCTCACCAATAGCATAGATTCTGCGTCCTTCAATGCTCTTATGGATTTCTGCCAGTACCTCAGCATACCCTTCTTTTACCTCGCAGGGGTGTAGTCCTGCCATTGCAAAACAATTATCCGGATATTTTCTGACCAGATCATCAATCTTCGCGATCGAAGAGATATCAACATTGGGAAGGAATAAACGGTCTATCTTATTTTCGAAACAACGCTGAAAAAGTAATGCCTGTTTTTCCTCGTCCGTTTCGTAATACAAATGCGTATGCGTATCGGTTAAAAACATAGAACAAAGTTAATAAAAAAACCCTGTCCGGTAATCCGGACAGGGTCTATAGTAATGATTAATATCAAAATTATTTTTTAGCTGCAGGAGCCGCAACCGGCGCTGCTGCTACAGGTGCTCCTGTAGGTTTTTTGATGTCAGTAATTTCAACATCAAAAGCCAGTGGAGAGAATGGAGTAATACCACCCTGTGGCATTCCACCTTCACCGTAAGCTAATCTTGAAGGAATGATCAAAGTGATTTTTCCACCTTTTCCGATTAATTTAAGACCTTCGTCAAATCCTGGAATTGCTCTTCCTAAAGTAAATGGACGGGGACCGTATTGTGCCATCTGGTTGAATTTACCAGATTCCTTAGCTATCTTCTCGATACTTGTATCAAAAATGCTTTCTTTACCATTTGATTTTTTAGTTAATAGTTTACCAGTATAGTTCACCATTAAAGTATCAGTAGGTGTAGCTCTTTGTGCATCACCAGGAGCTGTAATCACATACTGTAAACCAGATGCTGTAGTTTGTACTTTTAATTTATTGTCTTCAATGAAGTTTTTGATTTTACCTGCTTCAGCAGCTTTGTGTTTAGCAACTGTAGCCTGGAAATCTTTCTGGAAAAACTCAGTAGCTTTTTTCTGGAAAGTTGAATCAGCTTCACCTTTAGCTTTGTGCATTACTTTTTCGATTTTCACAGTAAAAACCATGTACTTGTCTTTCTGAGTAGCTGGTTTTGGCTGGTTCGAATATTTAGCCATTGAATCCAGGTCAATTTTAAAAGTAGCACTATCACCTTCTGCCAATAACATTAAAGCATCAGAGATATCTCCTGCCCATTGTTTTTTAGAAACAGGGAATACAGCTGGTTGCTGAATATCATAAGTACTGCTGGTTACTGAATCTTTTTCAGTTTTCTGGATAGCATTGATTTTAATGATATCGCCTTCAACGATCTTATCTTTTCCTTCAGTCTTGTGTATAGTATACATCAGGCCTCCCGGACCTTTTTTGAAGTTGTTACAAGCCGCTAAACCAAGTGTAGCTGCAAAAAGAATTACTAATGTTTTTTTCATTTCAGATTTATTGTTTTTTATTTTAGTTTCATGAAGCACGATGCAGCTTTCCTGCAATTTATACAATATCAGCTATTCGTTTCAATATTTTTTGATTGTTTTTCTTTTACCAAACGCAAGTTTAAGCAAAGTTTAAATTATTTACTGCAATAATAGTGTTTTATACTCTGGCAGAATTGATTTAAAGTGTGCTATAGTATCCTCAAGATTCTGATCAGAGTATCCTCCGGCAGCATTTCTGTGTCCGCCCCCGTTAAAATATCTCTTACAAATTTCATTTGCAGGGAAATCACCGGTTGAGCGTAAAGATAGTTTTACTTTATCTGTCCTTTCTATAATGAAGGCAGCCAGTTTGATCCCGTTAATAGAGAGTGCATAGTTTACAATACCTTCTGTATCACCGGTAACAATACTGAAACGCTTAAGTTCTTCGGCAGTAACCGATATGATAGCTGTATTGTATTCTCTGATAATTTCCAGCTTGTTGGTCAGACAATTTCCCAGGAACCGTAAACGGTTTTCTGTGGCATTATCATAGACCAGCTGATGGATACGCCAGTGTTCTGCACCTGCGTCAATCAGATCAGCACCTATACGATAAACAGTAGATGTGGCTGAAGGGAATCTGAAAGATCCTGAATCAGTCATAATTCCTGTATATAAGCAGGTGGCAATATCCTTGTTCATCATTTCTGCGTCGTCCAGTTCATTGACAATAAAATCGTAAACCAGCTGAGCCGCTGCACAGGCATTGATACTCCAGTGTCTGTAATCATCAAAATCCTCAGGATCCAGATGGTGATCAATCATGATCTTATACGCAGAGCAACCACGGATAACTTCACCGAGCTCATTGATACGGCTTAAGGTGTTAAAATCCAGACAGAATACAAGAGCTGCATCAGCAACCAGCTGTTCTGCCTGTTCCTTAGCTTCAGTATAAATCAGTACATCAGCATTATTAGGCAGCCAATGCAGAAAGTATGGATAATCAGTTGGGGTAATTACTTTGACATGATGCCCCTTCTGGATCAGATAAGCATATAAGCCCAGAGAAGAGCCCATAGCATCGCCATCAGGTTTATGGTGTGTAGTGATTACAATTTTCTGCGGCGTTGCCAGCAATGTTTTAAGTTCGGAAAGGGATAGCATAATTTTCGCTGCAAATCTAATAATTTAATGAATAAGAAGCGGCTTAAATTTAGCTAGAAAATATTAGCTGAATGCTTGTTTGATTTTGATGTTTAATATTAACAGCAGAAAATGTAATTTTGCAAAATAAATAACACAACGATGACTACAAACAGAACATTTACAATGATTAAGCCAGATGCAGTTGCAAATGGACATATCGGAGCAATTATCAATGACATTACTGCTGCTGGTTTTAAAATCATTGCTTTAAAATACACTAAACTGACAGAAGAAACTGCTGGTAAGTTTTATGAGGTTCACAAAGATCGTCCATTCTATGGCGAACTGGTTAACTTCATGTCTTCAGGACCAATCGTAGCTGCAATTCTTGAAAAAGATAACGCTATCGAAGATTTCAGAAAACTGATCGGTGCTACAAACCCTGCTGATGCAGCTGAAGGCACTATCCGTCAGAAATATGCGAAGTCAATTGACGCTAATGCAGTTCACGGATCTGATTCTGATGAGAACGCTGCAATCGAAGGAGATTTCTTCTTTACAGCTGCAGAACGTTTCTAATTCTGCTCAACAACCGGATAAGCTAAGCACCTCAAAAGGGTGCTTATTTTCGTTAAGACATCTTTGTTTTCAACTGCATGCTGAAGCCGGCAACCGCTATTGCAAATTACAGAACCTTATAATTACAAATGAAGAAATTAGTCCTTACTCTTTTAATTCCGTTTTGCGGTTATGCTGTGAACGCACAGACTAAACGTAAACCTACAAACAAAAAAGCACCGGTAAAAACAGCGGCTGCTGCTACTGTAAAAATGACCAGCCTGGCAGATTCGGCAAGTTATGCTTTTGGAACTTCCATGGGCTCAGGTCTTAAAACAAACGGTGTAAAAACACTGAATTACGATTTATTGATCAAAGGTTTAAAAGATGCCTTTCAGGGTCAGACTCTTTTATTGACTGAGCAGGCTTCACAACAGGTTATCGGCAACTTTTTCAAAGAGATTACCAGAGAAAAGTATGCGGCCCAAATCGCAAAAGAGCAAAACTTTCTGGAGGGCAATCTGAAGGTCATTGACGTTAAAAGTACATCCAGCGGCTTACAATACCAGGTTATTACTCCGGGAGAAGGGCCTAAACCAAAAGCTACAGACAATGTACTGGTTAATTATAAAGGTACTTTATTAAACGGAAAACAATTTGACAGTTCATATGACAGAAAAGAACCACTATCCATTGCTGTCAACAGAGTAATTCCGGGATGGACAGAGGGTTTACAGTTAATGTCGCCAGGGGCTAAATATAAATTCTTTATTCCTTATAATCTGGCTTACGGTGAGCGGGCTATGGGAAAAGACATCCCTCCTTACAGCATGCTGATCTTTGAAGTTGAATTGCTTAAAATAAACGGCAAATAATTTTTTTCGAAAACCATTACAGAGATGGTTTGTTCTGAGAAGACAATTAATTCTGCTATGAACATAAAAAGATATTTACCATTGGCCTTTGTGGCTTTAATTATGACAACTCTAAGTAGCTGTCAGCTTGTGGAGAGTATATTCAAGGCCGGAGTCTGGTCCGGTATAATTGTAGTTGTTGTGGTACTTGCCCTGATTATCTGGGTGGTCAGCAAGATTTTCGGTGGTGGAAACGGAAACTGACCGATCCTTATAAGAATACAATTTCATTGATAACCTCCGAACCGGCGCGTTCATTCAGTTTCTGGATGATGCCGGTTCTTACCATCAGTAACTCGTTTTTAATTACCGAAGATTCAATACGGACAAACAATTTCTTATGCGCAATATAGATCTGCGTTGTTCTGTTTCCGATTGCGGTTCCCATAATTTCAGGCCACATCGCTACAACGCCTGTTTCATCAAACTTACCTTTTAACCTATATACGGACAACATTTTTGAAATGGCATCCTTAAGGGTCATATCATTAGGTTTACGCATGTTTTATAGCTCCGTTAATTACTTCGAATAAAGTTACGGGAACTTTGATCTTATCAAAGATATTCATGACTCTTTCTTTTCCTGTATCTGTAATAAATATCTGTCCGAAATCATGGTGTGAAACCATCTCCATCAGTTTATGCATCCGGTGTTCATCGAGCTTATCAAAAATATCATCCAGCAGCAGCAAAGGTTTAAAGCCTTTAAACTTCTCTACATAGGCATATTGCGCCAGTTTTAGTGCAATAAGAAAGGATTTCTGCTGTCCCTGTGAACCAAATTTCTTTAGCGGCATGTCACGGATAGTAAAAATCAGATCATCTTTATGTATACCGGTTGTGGTTCTTTCCAGAATTTTATCCTTTTCTACCGACTGCTGCAATAAAGTATCAAAAGCAGTTTCATTAAGCTGAGACTGATAGATCAGATTAACCTGCTCGGCATCCTGTGTCAGATACTGATAATACTTATTAAACAGCTCTATATAATCAAGCATAAACTGCTTGCGCTTCTCAAATATTTTCTCTCCACAGCCAATTAACTGCTCATTAAATATTTCCAGCAAAGCAGGATCATAACGACGGGTGACAGCAATCTGTTTGAGCAAAGCATTTCTGTTTAACAGATGTCTGTTATACAACATCAGTTCATCCAGATACTGAGCATCTGTCTGGGAAATTACATTATCCATAAACTTCCGTCGTTCTTCACTCCCGTCCATAATGATGGTTACGTCATAGGGAGAAATCATGACCAGCGGAAAAAGCCCGATATGACTGGCTAGTTTATCATACTCCTTTTTATTTCTTTTGAATTGCTTTTTCTGATTTTTCTTAACCCCGCAGGTAATCTTCTCATTTTTTTCCTGACGGTCAAAATCCCCCTGGATCATAAAAAGATCTTCGGCAGTTTTGATCTGCTGACTATCAATCGGATTAAAATAGCTTTTACACAGACACAGATAATGAATAGCATCCAGCAAATTGGTCTTCCCGGCACCATTATTCCCAATGAATGCGTTTACAGTTTTCGAAAAGCGTAAATCAGCATCAGAATAATTCTTGAAGTTGAGCAGAGTAATGTTTTTTAACCACATAGTATGAAATGCAAAGTTACCGTTTAGCTTTGTTAAAAGAAGCTGATCTGCAGATTTGTTTCATCAATATCCTATTCACATCTAATTCAGGAGGTTCGAAAAAGCACTGCCTATAAAATTTTTATTTAAATACTGAAAAAGAGGTTGATACTTTAACTGAAAAATGTATTTTTGCAATCCTTAATTTTTTTAAATAAAATGTCCACAACAGAAAAAGAAGTAAATCATAACGTTAAAAAAGGTTCATTCTTAGAGGAAAACTCTAAAAGCCTTTTATTCATTGCCGCAGCGGTAATCGTATTAGTGATCATATACTTTTGGTATCAGAATGTATATTTGAAAGGCAGAGCTGAAGAAGCTTCTGCAAAAATGTACAAAGCAGAACAATATGTTGGGGTAGATTCTCTGGCTAACAAAGCTATTAACGGAGATTCAGGTTATCCTGGATTTGAAAAAATTGCTGAAGAATACAACAATACCAAATCAGCTAACTTAGCTAACCTGTATCTTGGAGGAATCTATTTACGTAAAGGGGAGTACAAAAAAGCAACTGAGGTTTTAGGTAAATATTCAGAAACAGGAAGTCCTGTAGCAGACCCTCTGGCATTAGGAATGTTGGGAGATGCTTACAGTGAATTGAAAGATTACAGCCAGGCGATCACTTATTACAAGAAAGCAGCTGAAAAATCAAGCAACAAATTTACTTCTCCATTGTTCCTGAAAAAACTGGGATTAGTTTACGAATCACAAAAAGACTTCAAAAATGCTGAAGAAGCATATAACAAAATCAAAAATGAGTTCCCTGCAAGTCAGGAAGCTGCGATGATTGATGAGTATATCGCACGCGCTACAGCTGCACAAGGAAAATAAAATTTAAAAATATTTGACAAAGGCCTGCATTTTATGCGGGCCTTTTATTTTTACTGAGAATTTTAAAAAGGTCATTATATTGTTGTCACACAAAATATCCTGACTTTACTGTGAGATCAGATGCAGCTAGTCCAGCCAATCAAATGGCTCCTTTAAGAATGAAATAAACAGAAGGCATTGGCTTTAATCAGGACACATTGGCGCATTTGACTATTTACTACAGACTTAAGAGCAATGCAGAAATACAAGTCCCGGGTTTAAGTTTTACCAGGACAAACAGCTATTCTAAATGCGTATCCGGCTCTAATATATCACACCGGACTTTCTCTTTTTATCTGCATTAAATATGGCTCTATAAAGCGATAATTAGTACATTTTAGTAGGGTAATTAGTATATTTCAGTAGATGAATTTATTTAGAAAGCTTACATCTTTGCCGCCATTATTCATCTTTATAAAAACAATTAAATGAAATTTAAATTATTAGTGATAGCATTAATTGCTATATGTTTTGTTGCTTGTAAAAAAGAAAAGCAATTTAATAAGCCGGTTGGATTAAAAGCAACAACAGAAGCAATAATACCCGGGAAAAAGTATTTATGGCCACAAAAATACAAGATAAAAATTGCATTTTTAAATGGGACTAAAGAACAGCAGGAATTTGTAAAACAATCTTCACAAGCATGGCAAAATCAGATTAATCTAATATTTGATTATGTAAACTCTCCTGTCGGATCAG
This portion of the Pedobacter lusitanus genome encodes:
- a CDS encoding nucleoside-diphosphate kinase; protein product: MTTNRTFTMIKPDAVANGHIGAIINDITAAGFKIIALKYTKLTEETAGKFYEVHKDRPFYGELVNFMSSGPIVAAILEKDNAIEDFRKLIGATNPADAAEGTIRQKYAKSIDANAVHGSDSDENAAIEGDFFFTAAERF
- a CDS encoding asparaginase, with product MTKILIIYTGGTIGMVNNPLTGSLIPFDFEQIQQNVPELARLNYQLAVHSFDPILDSSNMDPVIWAELAGIIERTYDDYDGFVVLHGSDTMAYTASALSFMLKNLAKPVVLTGSQLPIGEIRTDAKENLITALEIVATKNNGVAMVPEVCIYFDYQLFRGNRSIKYNSEKFEAFQSPNYHILAEAGVNLSFYNNYISELPKEPMQVQSGFNANIGVLKLYPGITAQAVQAITQSSVDAIVLETFGSGNTSTAQWFIDSLQAAIDQGKLIVDISQCQGGSVELGKYETSKKLQQMGIISGFDMTFEATVTKLMYLMGQNLTNTEIAVLMEQSLRGELTA
- a CDS encoding DHH family phosphoesterase, yielding MLSLSELKTLLATPQKIVITTHHKPDGDAMGSSLGLYAYLIQKGHHVKVITPTDYPYFLHWLPNNADVLIYTEAKEQAEQLVADAALVFCLDFNTLSRINELGEVIRGCSAYKIMIDHHLDPEDFDDYRHWSINACAAAQLVYDFIVNELDDAEMMNKDIATCLYTGIMTDSGSFRFPSATSTVYRIGADLIDAGAEHWRIHQLVYDNATENRLRFLGNCLTNKLEIIREYNTAIISVTAEELKRFSIVTGDTEGIVNYALSINGIKLAAFIIERTDKVKLSLRSTGDFPANEICKRYFNGGGHRNAAGGYSDQNLEDTIAHFKSILPEYKTLLLQ
- a CDS encoding YpdA family putative bacillithiol disulfide reductase, with product MEEYDVLIIGAGPIGMACGIEAKKAGLKYVIVEKGALVNSLYNYPVFMTFFSTSQKLEIGGVPFVSISPKPNRNEAVEYYRRVAEKFDLQINLFEKVMEVNKVSAAQFEVKTSKRAYKTKNVVVSTGFYDTPLLMNIPGEDLPKVTHYYKDPHLYAFQNVVVIGANNSAIDAALETHRKGAKVTLVIRNSEIGSYVKYWVRPDIENRIKEGEIKAYFNAEVIAIAEDNVTIRTAEETFTLANDFVIAMTGYKPDFEMLKKLGVNPEDKFAATSVYNPETMETNLPGLYLAGVVCGGMDTHKWFIENSRIHAEQIFQHIAAKHKQ
- a CDS encoding DUF721 domain-containing protein; the encoded protein is MRKPNDMTLKDAISKMLSVYRLKGKFDETGVVAMWPEIMGTAIGNRTTQIYIAHKKLFVRIESSVIKNELLMVRTGIIQKLNERAGSEVINEIVFL
- a CDS encoding FKBP-type peptidyl-prolyl cis-trans isomerase — encoded protein: MKKLVLTLLIPFCGYAVNAQTKRKPTNKKAPVKTAAAATVKMTSLADSASYAFGTSMGSGLKTNGVKTLNYDLLIKGLKDAFQGQTLLLTEQASQQVIGNFFKEITREKYAAQIAKEQNFLEGNLKVIDVKSTSSGLQYQVITPGEGPKPKATDNVLVNYKGTLLNGKQFDSSYDRKEPLSIAVNRVIPGWTEGLQLMSPGAKYKFFIPYNLAYGERAMGKDIPPYSMLIFEVELLKINGK
- a CDS encoding TatD family hydrolase, whose protein sequence is MFLTDTHTHLYYETDEEKQALLFQRCFENKIDRLFLPNVDISSIAKIDDLVRKYPDNCFAMAGLHPCEVKEGYAEVLAEIHKSIEGRRIYAIGEIGIDLYWDKTTLGIQQDAFAEQIRWAKELKLPIVIHCREAFDEVFEVLESEKGDDLRGILHCFTGNLEQAERTIDLGFYLGIGGVVTYKKAGLDEVLSHLSLESLVLETDSPYLAPVPYRGKPNESSYLIHIAQKVADIYHIPVEKVAEVTTANSIKIFNV
- a CDS encoding FKBP-type peptidyl-prolyl cis-trans isomerase, with the protein product MKKTLVILFAATLGLAACNNFKKGPGGLMYTIHKTEGKDKIVEGDIIKINAIQKTEKDSVTSSTYDIQQPAVFPVSKKQWAGDISDALMLLAEGDSATFKIDLDSMAKYSNQPKPATQKDKYMVFTVKIEKVMHKAKGEADSTFQKKATEFFQKDFQATVAKHKAAEAGKIKNFIEDNKLKVQTTASGLQYVITAPGDAQRATPTDTLMVNYTGKLLTKKSNGKESIFDTSIEKIAKESGKFNQMAQYGPRPFTLGRAIPGFDEGLKLIGKGGKITLIIPSRLAYGEGGMPQGGITPFSPLAFDVEITDIKKPTGAPVAAAPVAAPAAKK
- a CDS encoding MBL fold metallo-hydrolase encodes the protein MKIEQIYTGCLAEAAYYIESNGEAAIIDPLREVQPYLKKAKLANARIKYIFETHFHADFVSGHVDLAQHSGAQIIYGPTAQTTFDSYVAADGETFKIGELTIMTLHTPGHTPESTTYLLSDKDGNPYCIFTGDTLFIGDVGRPDLVQRGTQTAEEMAGILYDSLQSKILSLPDHILVYPAHGAGSACGKHMSKETFDTLGNQKQVNYALKTSGREDFIQQVTEGTLPPPQYFAKNAAINKSGYESFARVKEKGLIPMEPEEFEATVNHAGALILDTRDPQEFAKSFIPSSINIGLNGQFAPWVGALITDLQQPLLLIVEEGKAEEAITRLARVGYDQTIGYLEGGIAAWIAAGKDTDTIDSVSVDVFEDIVQANPDLKVLDVRKPGEYEAGHLECTLTRPLDYINDWTNEIKPQETYYIHCAGGYRSMIAASILKARGVDKVIDIKGGYAAIRSTGLKRTDNACSSKEVKS
- a CDS encoding polyprenyl synthetase family protein — its product is MPGISQIKKPIAADIAVFEEKFKASMHSDAPLLDRITHYIVKRKGKQIRPMFVFFAAKLCGGIIESTHRGAALVELLHTATLVHDDVVDNAYERRGFFSINALWKNKIAVLVGDYLLAKGLLLSVNNNEFRLLQIVSEAVKQMSEGELLQIEKVRRMDISEDLYFDVIRQKTASLIASCCACGAASAGASDETIEKMRLFGEKVGIAFQIKDDTFDFGTDDVGKPLGIDIKEKKVTLPLIYALNRADKAEKKRIINLVKNHNDEPAKIQEIIDFVNGRDGVHYATEKMIQYQQEAFDILYTFEESEARTGLEQLVRYTTERKK